One stretch of Oncorhynchus masou masou isolate Uvic2021 chromosome 9, UVic_Omas_1.1, whole genome shotgun sequence DNA includes these proteins:
- the gcna gene encoding germ cell nuclear acidic protein: protein MDDDNHRLFQRVAEKLGWSEKGGLETAEQQLIKSVGKTRRLATGCHGSRGAQNLPPPVQIHLLDTEEEDDRGSGKENQVSKGNGYRTKVFMESSDDEFDQFLVEQATPKTASRKHCSSAKKVSEPVLVLSSDSDDHFENFLSRVKTPKPKPEEAERGSGDSLRNFIVDSFSSDDDFVVERKKNLPLKVTSTASLTPVRRPLSQCNTPVFLSDSEEDDGIVMKSTWRTCHPVHQTHKVNVLQSNQKDNTPPLPSLSPSSPLRSSFTPSLTPLPQRTHSAPSKLEDSASSEEEFLSLLDRIKRNHKTGNTPTPKPNTEQTPLDLKTPVRPLVSKPAVSQTESRLKTSGLSSSSVSAGCMTPGCFLQSLSGPGSSYSRNFKQTKEELTSKLYRLYNTSVFDNKLPSNMSVSWNNKMRKTAGYCVTGQERGGGNRYARIQLSEKVCDSADRLRDTLVHEMCHAATWLINSVRDGHGPFWKLYARKATLAHPELPMVTRCHSYDINYKYQYQCSRCKNTLGRHSKSLDTQRFVCALCTGQLVLLTPAKPRAPTPFANFVKENYGSVRQNLVGQSHGEVMRKLSVDFATKTKLSQS, encoded by the exons atggATGATGATAATCACAGATTATTTCAAAGAGTTGCAGAGAAACTGGGCTGGTCAGAGAAGGGAGGATTGGAAACAGCAGAACAACAG CTGATTAAGAGCGTCGGTAAGACTCGGCGTCTGGCCACAGGCTGTCATGGCTCCAGGGGGGCTCAAAACCTTCCTCCCCCAGTCCAGATACATCTGCTCGACACTGAGGAAGAGGATGACAGAGGCTCAGGGAAAGAGAACCAGGTCTCCAAGGGCAACGGTTACAGGACCAAGGTGTTCATGGAGTCCAGTGACGATGAGTTTGACCAGT TTCTTGTGGAGCAGGCTACACCCAAAACTGCTTCTCGGAAACATTGCAGTTCTGCTAAGAAAGTCAG TGAACCAGTCCTTGTATTAAGCTCAGACAGTGATGACCACTTTGAAAACT TCCTGAGCCGTGTGAAAACTCCCAAGCCGAAGCCCGAGGAAGCGGAGCGTGGCAGTGGAGACAG CCTCAGAAACTTCATTGTCGACAGCTTTTCCTCCGATGATGACTTTGTCGTTGAGAGGAAGAAAAACCTACCTCTAAAGGTAACATCGACTGCTTCCCTA ACCCCGGTCAGAAGACCCTTGTCCCAGTGTAACACTCCAGTTTTCCTCAGCGACAGTGAAGAAGATGATGGTATTGTGATGAAGAGCACGTGGAGGACATGCCACCCTGTGCACCAGACGCACAAAGTCAACGTCCTACAAAGTAACCAGAAGGACAAca ctcctcctctgccttccctctctccctcctctcctctccgctcctccttcacCCCCTCCCTGACCCCCCTTCCACAGCGGACCCACTCAGCCCCGTCGAAGCTGGAGGACTCAGCCAGCTCAGAGGAGGAGTTCCTCAGCTTACTGGACAGAATTAAGAGGAACCACAAGACcggcaacaccccaacacctaaaccCAACACGG aaca AACGCCCTTGGATCTGAAGACCCCGGTGCGGCCGCTCGTCTCTAAACCCGCTGTGTCCCAGACGGAATCCAGACTCAAGACCAGCGGCCTTTCTTCCTCCAG TGTGTCAGCAGGGTGTATGACTCCTGGGTGCTTCCTCCAGTCTCTGTCTGGACCAGGCTCCAGCTACAGCCGCAACTTCAAACAGACCAAGGAGGAGCTCACCAGCAAACTGTATCGCCTGTACAACACCAGCGTGTTCGACAACAAG CTGCCCAGTAACATGTCAGTGAGCTGGAATAACAAGATGAGAAAGACTGCTGGCTACTGCGTCAcagggcaggagagaggaggagggaaccgATACGCCCGTATCCAACTCTCTGAGAAAGTCTGTGACTCTGCAG aCCGTCTGCGTGACACGTTAGTCCATGAGATGTGCCACGCTGCCACCTGGTTGATCAACAGTGTGAGGGATGGACACGGCCCCTTCTGGAAGCTGTACGCCCGCAAGGCCACGCTGGCACACCCCGAGCTGCCCATGGTCACCCGCTGCCACAGCTACGACATTAACTACAAGTACCAGTACCAGTGCAGCCGCTGCAAAAACAC ACTCGGTCGTCACTCTAAGTCCCTGGACACCCAGAGGTTTGTGTGTGCCCTCTGTACGGGTCAGCTGGTCCTGCTCACCCCTGCCAAGCCCCGGGCGCCCACCCCCTTTGCCAACTTTGTCAAGGAGAACTATGGCAGTGTTCGCCAAAACCTGGTGGGTCAGAGCCACGGTGAGGTAATGAGGAAACTCAGTGTTGACTTCGCCACCAAGACTAAACTCAGCcagagctga